A single Bacteroidales bacterium DNA region contains:
- a CDS encoding 30S ribosomal protein S21: MIIVTLKEGDTIDKALKKLKRKFEKTGIARELRDRQKFTKPSERKREQKSKALYVQRLISKQMNG; this comes from the coding sequence ATGATTATTGTTACACTGAAAGAAGGTGACACCATCGACAAAGCTTTAAAAAAGCTAAAACGTAAATTTGAAAAAACAGGCATTGCTCGTGAGCTCAGAGACAGACAAAAGTTTACAAAACCATCTGAGCGCAAAAGAGAACAAAAATCTAAAGCTTTATACGTGCAACGACTTATTTCAAAACAAATGAATGGATAA